The genomic segment AACCTGGCCTTGGCGGCGGCGCCGGGCAATGTGCGCTTGGCGAAATCCGAAGCTGGGCTACCAAAAGCCTCGGTTATCAACGTCTCGCAACTGATCACCTTGGATCGCTCGCTACTCACGTCCAAGGTCAAAGCCCTACCCGGCAAAGTCATGTCGCAGGTCGACGAAGGTCTACGACTGGTGCTTGCACTACGGTGATCACTAAACAAATCGCTGCGGCCGACGGTCATCCCGCTGCGCTCGCTGTCGGCGGCTGAGCTGAAGCGTTGGATAGATAGCAGCATGGCGAAATAACAGCCCACTTTGGGCTGATCCCGACCGGAGCGCTTTGCCCGCAAACCTATCCAACCCTACCCAAGAAGGGGCTCCCCCTCACTTCACCACCGGCGCCCCTTCTTCCATCCGCGCCTGCGAGATCTGCGAGCCGGGTGGCACGCTGTGGGTCAGCCACACATTGCCGCCGATGCTGG from the Polycyclovorans algicola TG408 genome contains:
- a CDS encoding type II toxin-antitoxin system PemK/MazF family toxin, encoding MKRGELWWASLPAATGSGPGFRRPVVVVQSKPFNESRIATVIVAVVTSNLALAAAPGNVRLAKSEAGLPKASVINVSQLITLDRSLLTSKVKALPGKVMSQVDEGLRLVLALR